A genomic segment from Myxocyprinus asiaticus isolate MX2 ecotype Aquarium Trade chromosome 36, UBuf_Myxa_2, whole genome shotgun sequence encodes:
- the cep131 gene encoding centrosomal protein of 131 kDa isoform X2, with protein sequence MHTTRSPSASIQAGPAGDVLDLSLTGSQLMMGRRPSSASPGKHFSRSISVSATSDGQGKRNTLTDSGLGSSRAIKNLRRSNSTTQVNQQANTSPSEGQTEDFLALFNSSTDGRRKLASLTKTSKDQTTWNILDDQPRVFPVPSSSHSTCSMDSPTGLKKREAGVSLAANFTANNRSNKAAVGNSVTPILHNNHSEKPLTPKSSNQKPSFNNIIKATVNDDVTLDVSGSLTKSQKNFSASSGSNNNAPSSPRSPGQPCRREVTEEEAERFIQQVNHAAIIIQRWYRCHANRKRANENTIKHLLASKKKEREQRAEEEKPAESLKKKDDERKRIREEKARLARLTAIQELQQKRAQRAAEVQQIAEEEIEALRHAGKVGRKKLTKCSPASPTDVKAKNTDSSVDDVTNLRAVSPAGSLSRGSQCSQEILQRSVSMEDQRQRAPSSRAQSKTTLNDLLDTLKLLEEEPERLSEPKSYRKDKYAWIDEDGDSNSLTTDNVERHRQLSQTPALPDGGALLSEAKLQSIMSFLDEMEQSEQDRPRSVTSGSHREVVLSEEDLAVVEQASATAAEVTGSMMRLKLELEEKKRTANMLQTALAQQRELTIRHVKETEKELNHNFQLQKQQYEATIQRHLTFIDQLIDDKKALSERCEEVVGELKQVDQKYTKKIAQMQEQHELEIKKLKELMSATEKIRREKWIDDKTKKIKEITVKGLEPEIQKLISKHKQELKKLRVLHEAELLQADERAAQRYVRQSEELRQQLEKERDEQCQKERELAKQRFEKQLQEEENALQQQRRRLYKDVSEEKERLTQLAARQRAELEDLRKQLEENSSLAGRALREELEKSREEQERRHQVEIKALKERLEIEKQTWEENYMKKEEAWLLSRERELKEEVRRGRDKEIELAIQRLEEETRGAREECERAADNRIKRIREKYEAELQDLECSERAALQKQQEMREKQSEMEGELLRLQSLLRQREQEISDLAKSRDKLSEERRSLAEVIRQEFAERLVETEEENRRMKMEVSDAKARLRLEVERVTREKEEELVEVHQRVKSAIFKKEETVNNLRKQHEAALKRADHLESLLEQQRKQLLGK encoded by the exons ATGCATACAACTCGTAGTCCATCCGCCTCCATCCAGGCCGGACCGGCAGGAGATGTACTGGACCTCAGCTTGACCGGCTCTCAGCTCATGATGGGCCGCAGACCCAGCAGTGCTTCCCCAGGGAAACACTTCTCTCGGTCCATATCTGTGTCCGCGACCAGTGACGGACAGGGAAAACGTAACACGTTG ACGGATTCTGGATTGGGAAGCTCACGAGCAATTAAAAACCTGCGACGGTCTAACAGCACCACACAGGTGAACCAGCAGGCCAACACAAGCCCCAG TGAAGGCCAGACAGAAGACTTCTTGGCTCTGTTCAACAGCAGCACTGATGGACGCAGGAAACTGGCCAGCCTCACCAAGACGTCCAAAGACCAAACTACCTGGAACATCCTG GATGACCAGCCGAGAGTCTTCCCTGTGCCCAGCAGCTCTCATAGTACCTGCAGTATGGATTCTCCTACGGGACTAAAGAAGAGGGAAGCCGGGGTCTCTCTGGCTGCCAACTTCACTGCCAACAACAG GAGCAATAAAGCAGCTGTGGGTAACTCAGTGACCCCCATCCTTCATAACAACCACTCAGAGAAGCCCCTTACTCCCAAGAGCTCCAATCAGAAGCCCTCCTTCAA TAACATCATCAAAGCCACAGTAAATGATGATGTGACATTAGACGTGAGTGGTTCTCTCACTAAGTCTCAGAAGAACTTCTCGGCATCATCAGGCTCCAACAACAACGCCCCCTCGAGCCCCCGAAGCCCAGGTCAGCCGTGCAGACGAGAGGTGACCGAAGAGGAGGCTGAGAG GTTTATTCAACAGGTGAACCATGCTGCTATTATCATCCAACGTTGGTATCGTTGCCATGCCAACAGAAAGCGAGCCAATGAGAATACGATCAAACACCTCCTCGCATCCAAAAAGAAG GAAAGGGAGCAGAGAGCAGAGGAGGAAAAACCCGCAGAGTCACTGAAGAAGAAGGATGATGAGCGTAAACGCATCAGAGAGGAGAAAGCTCGTCTGGCTCGACTTACTGCAATACAG GAGCTTCAGCAGAAAAGAGCGCAACGTGCTGCAGAGGTGCAGCAGATTGCAGAGGAGGAGATAGAGGCACTGAGGCATGCTGGGAAAGTGGGGCGTAAAAAACTCACCAAGTGTTCACCCGCTTCTCCCACTGACGTCAAGGCTAAGAACACAG ATTCCAGTGTGGATGATGTGACGAATCTGAGGGCTGTGTCACCCGCTGGCTCACTAAGCAGAGGATCTCAGTGCTCTCAG GAGATCCTTCAGAGGTCTGTGAGTATGGAAGACCAGCGACAGAGGGCACCATCAAGCAGGGCTCAGTCAAAAACCACCCTCAATGACCTGCTGGACACACTGAAGCTCTTGGAAGAGGAGCCAGAGAGACTCTCAGAGCCCAAGAGCTACAGGAAGGATAAGTACGCATGGATTGATGAG GATGGAGACTCTAACTCCCTGACGACTGATAACGTGGAACGGCACAGGCAGTTGAGTCAGACTCCTGCCCTACCGGATGGGGGTGCCTTGCtgtcagaggccaaactgcagagCATCATGAGCTTCCTGGATGAAATGGAGCAATCAGAGCAGGATAGACCACGTTCGGTCACCTCTGGATCACACAGAGAG GTGGTGTTATCAGAGGAGGATCTCGCAGTTGTAGAACAAGCCTCAGCCACGGCAGCTGAGGTCACTGGTTCCATGATGAGACTCAAACTGGAGCTGGAAGAGAAGAAACGCACTGCCAATATGCTACAGACAGCACTG GCCCAGCAGAGGGAGCTAACAATCCGGCATGTGAAGGAGACAGAGAAGGAGCTCAATCATAACTTCCAGCTACAGAAACAGCAATATGAAGCTACGATACAGCGGCACCTGACATTTATAGACCAG CTGATTGACGATAAAAAGGCCTTGAGTGAACGCTGTGAGGAGGTGGTTGGAGAACTCAAGCAGGTGGATCAGAAGTACACTAAGAAGATCGCACAGATGCAAGAGCAACATGAACTG GAGATAAAGAAATTAAAAGAGTTAATGAGTGCCACTGAGAAGATCCGCAGGGAGAAATGGATCGATGACAAGACCAAAAAGATCAAGGAGATAACAGTGAAAG GTCTGGAGCCAGAGATTCAGAAGCTAATCTCCAAACACAAGCAAGAGCTGAAGAAACTGAGAGTTCTTCATGAGGCAGAGCTGCTTCAGGCAGATGAGAGGGCCGCCCAACGCTACGTCAGGCAGAGTGAGGAACTACGACAGCAattggagaaagaaagagatgaaCAGtgccagaaagagagagaactggCCAAGCAGAG GTTCGAGAAACAGCTGCAGGAAGAGGAGAATGCACTGCAGCAGCAGAGAAGACGACTCTATAAGGACGTTTCAGAGGAGAAAGAACGACTCACACAGCTAGCAGCAAG GCAGCGTGCTGAGCTAGAGGACTTAAGGAAGCAGCTTGAAGAGAACAGCTCTCTGGCTGGAAGAGCACTTCGAGAAGAGTTGGAGAAGAGCAGAGAAGAGCAGGAGAGGCGACACCAG GTTGAAATAAAGGCCCTGAAGGAAAGACTTGAGATTGAGAAACAGACGTGGGAAGAAAATTATATGAAAAAAGAG GAAGCATGGCTGCTGAGCAGAGAGAGGGAGCTGAAAGAGGAAGTACGTCGAGGGAGAGACAAAGAGATCGAGTTGGCCATTCAGAGACTAGAGGAGGAGACCAGAGGGGCAAGGGAGGAGTGTGAGAGAGCAGCAGACAACCG gaTAAAGCGTATAAGGGAGAAATATGAGGCCGAGCTCCAAGATCTGGAGTGTTCGGAAAGGGCGGCACTGCAGAAACAGCAGGaaatgagagagaaacagagtgaGATGGAGGGGGAACTACTTCGCCTGCAGTCACTCCTACGACAAAGAGAGCAGGAAATAAGCGACCTCGCCAAG TCACGTGATAAATTATCAGAGGAGCGCCGCAGCTTGGCGGAGGTGATCAGGCAGGAGTTTGCGGAGCGACTGGTAGAGACGGAGGAAGAAAACAGGAGGATGAAGATGGAAGTATCGGATGCCAAGGCACGACTCCGCTTAGAGGTGGAGCGAGTGACCAGAGAGAAAGAAGAGGAGCTCGTGGAGGTACACCAAAG
- the cep131 gene encoding centrosomal protein of 131 kDa isoform X1: MHTTRSPSASIQAGPAGDVLDLSLTGSQLMMGRRPSSASPGKHFSRSISVSATSDGQGKRNTLTDSGLGSSRAIKNLRRSNSTTQVNQQANTSPSEGQTEDFLALFNSSTDGRRKLASLTKTSKDQTTWNILDDQPRVFPVPSSSHSTCSMDSPTGLKKREAGVSLAANFTANNRSNKAAVGNSVTPILHNNHSEKPLTPKSSNQKPSFNNIIKATVNDDVTLDVSGSLTKSQKNFSASSGSNNNAPSSPRSPGQPCRREVTEEEAERFIQQVNHAAIIIQRWYRCHANRKRANENTIKHLLASKKKEREQRAEEEKPAESLKKKDDERKRIREEKARLARLTAIQELQQKRAQRAAEVQQIAEEEIEALRHAGKVGRKKLTKCSPASPTDVKAKNTDSSVDDVTNLRAVSPAGSLSRGSQCSQEILQRSVSMEDQRQRAPSSRAQSKTTLNDLLDTLKLLEEEPERLSEPKSYRKDKYAWIDEDGDSNSLTTDNVERHRQLSQTPALPDGGALLSEAKLQSIMSFLDEMEQSEQDRPRSVTSGSHREVVLSEEDLAVVEQASATAAEVTGSMMRLKLELEEKKRTANMLQTALAQQRELTIRHVKETEKELNHNFQLQKQQYEATIQRHLTFIDQLIDDKKALSERCEEVVGELKQVDQKYTKKIAQMQEQHELVWQILGPMCEEIKKLKELMSATEKIRREKWIDDKTKKIKEITVKGLEPEIQKLISKHKQELKKLRVLHEAELLQADERAAQRYVRQSEELRQQLEKERDEQCQKERELAKQRFEKQLQEEENALQQQRRRLYKDVSEEKERLTQLAARQRAELEDLRKQLEENSSLAGRALREELEKSREEQERRHQVEIKALKERLEIEKQTWEENYMKKEEAWLLSRERELKEEVRRGRDKEIELAIQRLEEETRGAREECERAADNRIKRIREKYEAELQDLECSERAALQKQQEMREKQSEMEGELLRLQSLLRQREQEISDLAKSRDKLSEERRSLAEVIRQEFAERLVETEEENRRMKMEVSDAKARLRLEVERVTREKEEELVEVHQRVKSAIFKKEETVNNLRKQHEAALKRADHLESLLEQQRKQLLGK, translated from the exons ATGCATACAACTCGTAGTCCATCCGCCTCCATCCAGGCCGGACCGGCAGGAGATGTACTGGACCTCAGCTTGACCGGCTCTCAGCTCATGATGGGCCGCAGACCCAGCAGTGCTTCCCCAGGGAAACACTTCTCTCGGTCCATATCTGTGTCCGCGACCAGTGACGGACAGGGAAAACGTAACACGTTG ACGGATTCTGGATTGGGAAGCTCACGAGCAATTAAAAACCTGCGACGGTCTAACAGCACCACACAGGTGAACCAGCAGGCCAACACAAGCCCCAG TGAAGGCCAGACAGAAGACTTCTTGGCTCTGTTCAACAGCAGCACTGATGGACGCAGGAAACTGGCCAGCCTCACCAAGACGTCCAAAGACCAAACTACCTGGAACATCCTG GATGACCAGCCGAGAGTCTTCCCTGTGCCCAGCAGCTCTCATAGTACCTGCAGTATGGATTCTCCTACGGGACTAAAGAAGAGGGAAGCCGGGGTCTCTCTGGCTGCCAACTTCACTGCCAACAACAG GAGCAATAAAGCAGCTGTGGGTAACTCAGTGACCCCCATCCTTCATAACAACCACTCAGAGAAGCCCCTTACTCCCAAGAGCTCCAATCAGAAGCCCTCCTTCAA TAACATCATCAAAGCCACAGTAAATGATGATGTGACATTAGACGTGAGTGGTTCTCTCACTAAGTCTCAGAAGAACTTCTCGGCATCATCAGGCTCCAACAACAACGCCCCCTCGAGCCCCCGAAGCCCAGGTCAGCCGTGCAGACGAGAGGTGACCGAAGAGGAGGCTGAGAG GTTTATTCAACAGGTGAACCATGCTGCTATTATCATCCAACGTTGGTATCGTTGCCATGCCAACAGAAAGCGAGCCAATGAGAATACGATCAAACACCTCCTCGCATCCAAAAAGAAG GAAAGGGAGCAGAGAGCAGAGGAGGAAAAACCCGCAGAGTCACTGAAGAAGAAGGATGATGAGCGTAAACGCATCAGAGAGGAGAAAGCTCGTCTGGCTCGACTTACTGCAATACAG GAGCTTCAGCAGAAAAGAGCGCAACGTGCTGCAGAGGTGCAGCAGATTGCAGAGGAGGAGATAGAGGCACTGAGGCATGCTGGGAAAGTGGGGCGTAAAAAACTCACCAAGTGTTCACCCGCTTCTCCCACTGACGTCAAGGCTAAGAACACAG ATTCCAGTGTGGATGATGTGACGAATCTGAGGGCTGTGTCACCCGCTGGCTCACTAAGCAGAGGATCTCAGTGCTCTCAG GAGATCCTTCAGAGGTCTGTGAGTATGGAAGACCAGCGACAGAGGGCACCATCAAGCAGGGCTCAGTCAAAAACCACCCTCAATGACCTGCTGGACACACTGAAGCTCTTGGAAGAGGAGCCAGAGAGACTCTCAGAGCCCAAGAGCTACAGGAAGGATAAGTACGCATGGATTGATGAG GATGGAGACTCTAACTCCCTGACGACTGATAACGTGGAACGGCACAGGCAGTTGAGTCAGACTCCTGCCCTACCGGATGGGGGTGCCTTGCtgtcagaggccaaactgcagagCATCATGAGCTTCCTGGATGAAATGGAGCAATCAGAGCAGGATAGACCACGTTCGGTCACCTCTGGATCACACAGAGAG GTGGTGTTATCAGAGGAGGATCTCGCAGTTGTAGAACAAGCCTCAGCCACGGCAGCTGAGGTCACTGGTTCCATGATGAGACTCAAACTGGAGCTGGAAGAGAAGAAACGCACTGCCAATATGCTACAGACAGCACTG GCCCAGCAGAGGGAGCTAACAATCCGGCATGTGAAGGAGACAGAGAAGGAGCTCAATCATAACTTCCAGCTACAGAAACAGCAATATGAAGCTACGATACAGCGGCACCTGACATTTATAGACCAG CTGATTGACGATAAAAAGGCCTTGAGTGAACGCTGTGAGGAGGTGGTTGGAGAACTCAAGCAGGTGGATCAGAAGTACACTAAGAAGATCGCACAGATGCAAGAGCAACATGAACTG GTGTGGCAAATTTTGGGTCCCATGTGCGAG GAGATAAAGAAATTAAAAGAGTTAATGAGTGCCACTGAGAAGATCCGCAGGGAGAAATGGATCGATGACAAGACCAAAAAGATCAAGGAGATAACAGTGAAAG GTCTGGAGCCAGAGATTCAGAAGCTAATCTCCAAACACAAGCAAGAGCTGAAGAAACTGAGAGTTCTTCATGAGGCAGAGCTGCTTCAGGCAGATGAGAGGGCCGCCCAACGCTACGTCAGGCAGAGTGAGGAACTACGACAGCAattggagaaagaaagagatgaaCAGtgccagaaagagagagaactggCCAAGCAGAG GTTCGAGAAACAGCTGCAGGAAGAGGAGAATGCACTGCAGCAGCAGAGAAGACGACTCTATAAGGACGTTTCAGAGGAGAAAGAACGACTCACACAGCTAGCAGCAAG GCAGCGTGCTGAGCTAGAGGACTTAAGGAAGCAGCTTGAAGAGAACAGCTCTCTGGCTGGAAGAGCACTTCGAGAAGAGTTGGAGAAGAGCAGAGAAGAGCAGGAGAGGCGACACCAG GTTGAAATAAAGGCCCTGAAGGAAAGACTTGAGATTGAGAAACAGACGTGGGAAGAAAATTATATGAAAAAAGAG GAAGCATGGCTGCTGAGCAGAGAGAGGGAGCTGAAAGAGGAAGTACGTCGAGGGAGAGACAAAGAGATCGAGTTGGCCATTCAGAGACTAGAGGAGGAGACCAGAGGGGCAAGGGAGGAGTGTGAGAGAGCAGCAGACAACCG gaTAAAGCGTATAAGGGAGAAATATGAGGCCGAGCTCCAAGATCTGGAGTGTTCGGAAAGGGCGGCACTGCAGAAACAGCAGGaaatgagagagaaacagagtgaGATGGAGGGGGAACTACTTCGCCTGCAGTCACTCCTACGACAAAGAGAGCAGGAAATAAGCGACCTCGCCAAG TCACGTGATAAATTATCAGAGGAGCGCCGCAGCTTGGCGGAGGTGATCAGGCAGGAGTTTGCGGAGCGACTGGTAGAGACGGAGGAAGAAAACAGGAGGATGAAGATGGAAGTATCGGATGCCAAGGCACGACTCCGCTTAGAGGTGGAGCGAGTGACCAGAGAGAAAGAAGAGGAGCTCGTGGAGGTACACCAAAG